ataacgtatattgacgacttgtcacctctcctgacgaccatctccttattctcacgaaAGCTCTTAGCTACTGCCTTGAGCTCGGGGGGATGCATATGCGAATGTCAAGACATTCAGTAACCAACAGGATTATGGCAAAGGTAAGTTTCAGAACGTAGAAACTAAATATATTAGATCAGAATTAGAATCTGATTCCCGCATTTTGGGATCCCCAACCGAAACAATACAAAACTAAGTTTAAGAAAGACTAAAGGTTTCCCTCGGTAATGAACTTAAAGGATTGAATTACGAGGAAATGCTGAGGGAATTAGACTTACTAAGTCTaataaggggatgataaagtggACTAACACAAAATGTTTAGTACGAAGAATAGTTGGACGAGAGGACATGAGTGGAAACTAGAAATGAACTGAAAGTAATCTTTAGTTTACGAGTAGGTACGCGTGGATTAAGCTGAAAGGGCATTTAGCTTTAGTATTCAAGTAGGTAGCGCGTTGATTAAGCTGACAGTGGACTTAGCTTTAGTGTTCGATTAGGTAACGCGTGGATTAAGCTGACAGTAGACTCAGCTTTAGTGTTCAAGTAGGTAGCGCATTGATTAAGCTGATAGTGAACTTAGCTTTAGTGTTCGGGTAGGTAGCGCGTGAATTTAGCTGACAGGGAACTTAGCTTACGTTATTACAAAGCATTATTTCAAGAATTAATAGAAGTTCAGAGCTAGTAACTGGAAGGGGCAGTCCAGAACTTGACTCACAAGCCAATGTAGGAGAGAATATtgtttaccagaccacacactagaaggtgaagggacgacgacgtttcggtccgtcctggaccattctcaagtcgataggagAGTATATACAGCCGAGCAAAGACTACTAACTTCCTCCCAGACACctcactctcctccccctcccccttcgttTCCATGCCGTGTTCTGCATTCACTTCACACTGGTGACACATTAAATGTGACACGAAGGAAATTATAAACACCTTCACTTTATCCCCTCACACAGACGCACACTAAATAGACTGGTTCTCACCAAGGTCTTCCTCAGGAGACCTGGTTGCCACATCCACCCTTTCATGGCCTTCTTCAGTTAAGCTAAATATTTCAAATGATTTTGTCATcaatatataattattcattgtgttgggagacaggaagccagggtgtattcacacatgttaggcttatatcgaggtccctccTCTCCTTCAAGATGGAATTACTCACACCGCCAAGGATGCAacctcacaacaagctgactaactcctgagtacatacttactgctaggtgaacagaaacattaggtgataggaaatgtgaccaaccatttctgttccgcccGGGATGAATATAATTTGTAAAATCCAACTTTAACAGGGTTTTCAATCCTTATAGGAATATTGTATCAAAAGGTTACATAATTTCAGATATtgcattattatatttattgacaAATACTTTTTTTTCTCAAATACAGTTTATAGACGAAAACTTTGACTTGTCCGAAAGGTAATCAAGTTCTTCAGTGCTGTATTTTGTCTTGGTCGGTTATGCatatttttttggagggggggagggggtaaatgAGTTTATGCAGGAATATTTCTGGGAAACAGGACTGTATAATATGTTGATTTCTTCCTGTGATTTAACGTTATGTTCTTCAAACTGATGCAACAAAGAaatatataggataaaaacccacacttatgtGTTGATGTATTTTATGTCAAGACTTGAAttacaagtctttcgcactctcctgagtgcattATCAAGGTACAAGGTTTGCAGATGAATTGTTTAAACCAcatactcagaccttgataaTGCACTCCAGAGAGTGCAAAAGACTATTGTATTTTAAGACTTTACATAAAATATATAAGTGTGAGTTTCTGTCTTATGTTAAtacgtctgtgagaagacattaccattatttAAAGAAATTTATGCATTACAAACACAGACGACCCAGCTAAAACAATATGATCTTCAGGtattgtttgtaaataatttattCTTTGAATTTTACCACTGGGACATGTGCGAAGTTGTAGGGGAGTGCTGCATATGGGGCAGTGTAGGGTAGAGCATGGTAAGGAGCAGCGTAGGGAAAGGCAGAGTAAGGGGCAGAGAAAGGGGCAGTGTAGGGTAGGGCTGCATAAGGGAAGGCAGTAGAGACAGGTGAGTAAGTGACTGGCTTCAGGTTGACGACGGGCTGGACGTATTTGACGGCGGGAACATTGAATTCGTGTTCTTTGGTGGTGAGCTCGATCTTGGTGGTGTCGGCAGGGGTGGCAGCCTTAACAGGTTCGAACTGCGTGGTCTCAACCTTGGTCTTGGCCACGGTGGGCACGGCATACACCTGCGGCAGGGTTACCGCCACGTCTCGCCGACGTCTGCGAGCCTGCTCTACGGCCTTCTCCTCCTGGTACACGTAGGGAAACTCGGTGGCTTTGAGGGTGGTCGCGTCAGCTGGGAGTGAGTAGGTGAGTGGGTACGAGAAGGGATAAGAGTAGGGTGTAGCGTAGGGTGCAGCGAAGGAGTAAGCAAAGGGATTGATGTAAGGGGTGTGGAGAGCAACAGACTTGGCATCTCCCTCCAGCTTGGCTGAGGGCAGCACCCAGGGAGCCCCGTAGGGCAACACCAGCTGTGCTGAGCAGCTGCATGCAACCGCTAGAATCACCTGCGGACAAACACCTGatcaattataatataattattattaatttttgcattataactgtaaaaaaaacaaGCATTTCCTATATAATGTAGTTTAAGTAGATATGGTTAACTAACTAAATATAAACTGTATAAACTATTGTTAATAAAGTGTTTCGAGATTTAGAAGATAAACACTACTGACACCTTCCCCATCACATAACCCTCGTTGCCTCCTCATCAGTGAACGTgtcagagcttcaaaatctctctTTGTCTTTCGAAACTTCACTGAAACCACATGGCTCAGTTGAATTGGGTGCTTGTATACAACTGCACTTAGTGTGCGTGTGTCGTTCACGTGTATGTTCCAACCTCACAGCAGTCACATGTGTTCACTGTAATACTCATGTACTAAACAGGCAACATCCTGCCCATTCTACTCCACCAGTCGTCCACATGTGACCTAAACAGGCAACATCCTGCCCACTCCACTACACTCGTCCACATGTGACCTAAACACGCAACACTCAGCCCACTCCACTACACAAATTTCAGCCCCACACTACAGAGAATTACAAATGAGTATTACAAACACGAGCAGAGAACTCTTCTAactctccaaccacttgggctaaacAGTAGAGCTACaggctcgcttcatgcaggtccgcgttcaagcCCAGACCGaccaagtgtttgggcaccattccatgtcCCCGCCCCATccataatccttatcctgatcctttccaagtgctatatagtcgttattACTCTGCGCTTTCCCGTGAtaattccttcccttccctctggcGCAGATAATAGTTAGATCTATCATTTGCCCCAGAGATGATAGATATATCATCTAAATTACAATTAAATATGATacgttatattatatttatttattacattaaatatttgTGTTAGTTGTTGCATtttccagcccatcctcctgttttgatagtaCTTTTTGTTACTATGTAGgccatcgtatatatatattgacgtaaaatgcaattagatagtagaatttggtactattcaattTAAGGAGTCTATAAAAATAATGCTAaataccaaacttaaatattcctaggaacAGCATAGCACATACATGTAATTAGGCCTCAGGTCGCGTCTATAAGGCCCAGGAAGgttaggttgtctttgcaacataaatacaaaacctctTGCGGGTTTGTCCAAACTCAATAATACTGAGTTCGAGTATCTAATTTCCTTTTCTTTAATATATTACGATGGTGTTCATCCATACTATACGTACTCCCTAAACAGGAGCGGCTGGCTTATTACATAATACTGTGATTAATTTAACacaaatacacattatatatatgttaattttCTCATGTTCACGAGAATCAAAATTCAATTAAGAACAAGATCTATTTAAAATTTCTAGATAATATGATCTCAAATGTTCAAAAAGTGCGTAAAAACACAGGTAATATTGCCACGTATCTTAAGTTTACATACTGTAGGCGTGTCGAAGTCCACACACGTGTATGTTCCCAATTCCCTGCCCTCCACTAGATGGGTGACCGATGCACTTATGAGAACTGTATGTTCAAGTTCACTAAAATAGTATATGCTCTTACTTGAAGAACAATGGGATCTAGTTCCTGAACCCACATGACTAAAGAATGACTAACTTAACCGTAACTGTGCGCAGAATGTGGTTTCATTAGCGTGTATAGTGTTTATTGTTCCACAATAAACAATATAGGGAACAACAGGAAACACAGAGTTGATAAAGATTCGGTCTGTAGCAAATTATTGTTTACTGGCTGCGGCACTGGTTTGGTActcccctgaacaacatcaacgagATCTCGGTCACTCACCAGAGTCTTCATGTCTGCCTCGGGAATGAAtatcctcctgcctgcctgccggggATAACGCTCGTCTTTATATACTCTAGGGGCGTGTGACGTGTGTGGGCCCACGTGTTGTGTGGAGCCTCGCCCCTCCCACCATTGCGACCTCGAGCAGCGCCCCCACCAGGATGTGTATCCAATGGGCACAATATCCAACTTGAATCAACGTTATCAACGTTGAAATAACGCTGATTACACCGATTCAAAGTCGAAACAAAGCCACTCCTGCGCATTGTGACCATTCTGTTTTATCCACTGGgggaggggcctgacagctgagtggacagcgctcgggattcgtagtcctgaggttccgtgtTTGGTCCCTGGTGAATGCGGaaaaaaattggcagagtttctttcaccctaatgcctctgttcacctagcagtaaataggcacttgggagttggacagctgctacgggctgcttcctaggggtgtgtaacaaaaaggaggcctatcttgacatgatttcggggctttattgtccccgcggcccggtcctcgaccaggcctccaccagcaggaagcagcccgtgacagctgactaacacccaggtacctattttactgcaaggtaacaggggcaaagggtgaaagaaactctgcccattgtttctcgctggcgcccgggatcgaacccgagaccacaggatcacaagtccagtgtgctgtccgctcggccgaccggcctggccgaggaccggtccgcggggacgcaaagccccgaaatcgtctcaagataacctcaagatgggtcaGTGTAGTGTCGGGGACAACAATGCGATAACGAAGAAGAATCAGAATGACAAAGATCTCAGAACACTTACATTTTATGTGGGAATAAACTGTCACTGGAAATTTTCTGAAAGTTGTGTGGGAACTACTGGTTATGTCATGTATTATATCGTTTTCTTAATTAAATTTCCCGCTTCTACGTCAACGTCTAATTTACATTTTCATCGCCTTGATTACATAAAACTACTTACCCCCTTATTCATGCATTCTAATTTTACTCTTGGTTCTTTCTAGTGTTATAACTAGTTCTCAAAGTAAtccactttaaaaaaaaaaatctatcctAGTTAAGAACACGATCAAATAAAGTTTGAAAAGTTATGCTGTGTGGTACTCTGTGGTATGCTGCAAAGTGAACTTAGCACACTTCAAAGTGGGTCTGAGATATGGCTACTGAACCTTAACCCTAAGTTACCGGAAAATAGAGTGAGAAAACACATTCAGCAAGTCAGAATGAAAAAGTTACAGACAAACATTAGCAAAAATAACCTCAGCAGTCAGCCAAACTAACCAAAGTTCAAAAAATCTTCAGGAATCTGGAAAAAGAAATCTTACCAGTACTAGAGTTAATAATACTCAAATTTGGGCACGCAACAAACCTTGTTTCGGAACTAAGGGGGCCTGAACTACAAGGAAAGAGTGACACAGCCGGGAAGGGCGGGGTGCGGtgcctgagcggacagcacgctggacgcatgatcctgtggtcaagaggtccgggaaaggagacttgattacaggaaaggggactacagaaggataagtcccttaagggactacctgggaggattgcagtgggaggaagaaattagaggaaaaacagtgcaaggtatgatgaaccaagtcatatgcaaatgcaaggaggctgaagagagatttattccaacggtaaaggaaaaaagtaggagggaatataatatcccatggtttaatagacagtgtcaggaagcaaaagtgagaagcaggagggagtggaggaagtacagaagacaaaggacagaggacaacaggattacatgtaacagagctaggaacgattacattaacataagacgagtgtcggaaagaaattatgagaatgatgaccagaccacacactagaaattgaagggacgacgacgtttcgacgttttccacaatcgacttgagaatggtccaggacggaccgaaacgtcgtcgtcccttcaatttctagtgtgtggtctggtcaacatacttcagccacgttattgtgactcatcgcctgcatatgagaatgatattgcaatcaaagcgaaaaagccacctaaattactacatagccatataagaaggaagatgtcggtaaatgatcaagtgacaagactgaggaaaacagaaggagcatatacagaaagtgacaaggaaatctgcgaggtactgaatgcaagcttccatggagtgttaacaaccgagcctgagcgggtcccattgttagaagagattaccctagatgatagactatcagatatagaggtgacagcagaggaggtaatgagacagtagacaacactggatgcaactaaagcggttggaccagacaaaatatcaccgtggataaaagaggcagcgcaggttctcagcgtgcctctggcaatgatctttaatgagttacTTATGTCGGGGGAAttacccagttgctggaaggaggcaaatgtcgtaccgatattCAAAAaaagcgatagggaggaggcaattaactacagacccgtatcactgacaagcatcccttgcaaaatacttgaaagaataattaggctaagacttgttgagcacctggagagcattgggtttgttaacaagcaccaacatgggttctggacagggaaatcatgcctaacaaaccttttagaattctatgatagagtgacaaggataaggcaggagagAGAagcctgggcagactgcatatttctgaactgccaaaaggcctttgatacagtaccgcacatgagactgctatacaaacttgagaggcaggcaggagtaagcggaaaggccctagcatgggtaaggaactacctaacaggaagaagcCAAAGGGTTCAAAggcaaggggcgagaagtcggactggcgaacagtaatgagcggagtacctcaaggatcggtgctgggaccaatcctctttctaatttacgtaaatgatatgtttacaggagtggaatcctacatgtcaatgtttgcggatgacgcaaaattaatgagaagagttgtgacagatgaggattgtagaatcctccaagaggacttaaacaggttgcagagatggtcagagaaatggctaatgGAGTTTAACACGAGTttgtgtaaagttatggaaatgggaacaggtgataggcgaccaaagggacagtacacaatgaaggggaactgcctacctgtaacgattcgagaaagagacctgggagtggacgtaacacctaatcttactcctgaggcacatataaataggataacgacagcggcgtactctacactggcgaaaattagaacttcattcagaagtctaagtgaggaggcttttagggcgctttacactgcctacgtgagaccagtcttagagtatgtcgcGCCATAATGGAGTCCCCAccagaagaaacacataaggaaa
The genomic region above belongs to Procambarus clarkii isolate CNS0578487 chromosome 33, FALCON_Pclarkii_2.0, whole genome shotgun sequence and contains:
- the LOC123749354 gene encoding uncharacterized protein: MKTLVILAVACSCSAQLVLPYGAPWVLPSAKLEGDAKSVALHTPYINPFAYSFAAPYATPYSYPFSYPLTYSLPADATTLKATEFPYVYQEEKAVEQARRRRRDVAVTLPQVYAVPTVAKTKVETTQFEPVKAATPADTTKIELTTKEHEFNVPAVKYVQPVVNLKPVTYSPVSTAFPYAALPYTAPFSAPYSAFPYAAPYHALPYTAPYAALPYNFAHVPVVKFKE